In the Sediminibacter sp. Hel_I_10 genome, one interval contains:
- the tilS gene encoding tRNA lysidine(34) synthetase TilS, with the protein MRNRFEDYIKKKLSFLEESKLLIAISGGLDSVVLTQLCHSLGLDFALAHCNFNLRGTESDEDEAFVSELADHLDVELFIQHFETEVYAKNQKLSIQMAARALRYDWFSQLAHDLSFDYILTAHHADDNLETVLINLTRGTGLTGLMGIPEVNERLVRPLLPFSREQLEAYARSNQLKWREDSSNASHKYLRNKLRHQVIPILKDLNSDLLENFKTTLENLGDTADIVEESLNAVAKRAIETMDEHQVHFKVSEFKKVNNPKAYLYEMFKAYGFSAWDDVVALLDAQSGKYVLSDTHRLLKDRTHLILTSREDSEATQTTLLVEKNDNNIVLPIGTLVFEKVEGVGEAHDNCIFVDQDKLEFPLSVRPWEQGDYFRPFGMKGKKKLSKFFKDEKLSLVEKEHTWVLCSATDVVWVLGRRADDRFKVTKATKHILKMKVIK; encoded by the coding sequence GTGCGCAATCGTTTTGAAGATTATATAAAAAAGAAGTTGAGTTTTCTTGAAGAAAGCAAACTGCTCATTGCCATTTCTGGCGGATTGGATAGTGTGGTGCTCACGCAGTTGTGCCATAGTTTAGGCTTGGACTTTGCTCTGGCCCATTGTAATTTTAATCTCCGCGGAACAGAGAGCGATGAAGATGAAGCCTTTGTCTCAGAATTGGCAGACCATCTTGACGTGGAGCTTTTTATACAACATTTCGAAACGGAAGTCTATGCCAAAAATCAAAAGCTCTCCATTCAAATGGCAGCGAGAGCCTTGCGTTATGACTGGTTTTCTCAATTGGCACACGATTTAAGTTTTGATTACATCTTGACCGCCCATCATGCCGATGATAATCTTGAAACGGTGCTAATCAATCTTACCAGAGGTACCGGTTTAACTGGTTTAATGGGAATTCCAGAAGTCAATGAGAGACTTGTTAGGCCATTGTTGCCCTTTTCTAGGGAGCAATTAGAAGCCTATGCCCGATCAAATCAGTTGAAATGGAGAGAAGATAGCAGCAATGCGTCTCACAAATACCTTCGGAATAAACTGAGACATCAAGTCATTCCTATTCTAAAGGACCTCAACAGTGACCTTCTTGAAAACTTTAAAACAACCTTAGAGAATCTAGGTGATACTGCAGACATCGTAGAAGAGAGCTTAAATGCGGTAGCAAAACGCGCTATTGAAACCATGGATGAGCATCAAGTACATTTTAAGGTTTCAGAATTTAAAAAAGTCAACAACCCAAAAGCATACCTCTATGAAATGTTTAAGGCCTACGGCTTTTCAGCTTGGGATGATGTGGTTGCTTTGCTTGATGCCCAATCGGGTAAATATGTACTGTCTGACACGCACCGATTGCTTAAGGACAGAACGCACCTCATTTTAACCTCCCGAGAAGATTCCGAAGCAACACAAACAACGCTACTTGTTGAAAAAAATGATAACAACATCGTATTACCCATAGGCACATTAGTGTTTGAAAAGGTAGAAGGTGTTGGAGAAGCTCATGACAATTGCATTTTTGTAGATCAGGATAAACTCGAGTTCCCGTTAAGCGTAAGACCATGGGAGCAAGGGGACTATTTCCGACCATTTGGGATGAAAGGGAAGAAGAAACTTAGTAAATTCTTTAAGGACGAAAAATTATCCTTGGTAGAGAAAGAACACACTTGGGTGTTGTGCTCTGCAACAGACGTGGTTTGGGTCCTTGGGCGACGAGCAGATGATCGTTTTAAAGTCACGAAAGCCACCAAGCACATCTTAAAAATGAAAGTCATAAAGTAG
- the ade gene encoding adenine deaminase produces the protein MKKIQGQIVDINNQRIFKGELTISEEKIVAITEKEHDVDTFIIPGFIDAHIHIESSMLVPSEFAKIAVNHGTVATVSDPHEIANVLGVEGVRFMIENGKQVPLKFNFGAPSCVPATSYESAGAVIDAEGIKALLADPEIKYLAEMMNYPGVLFDDPEVLKKIAWAKHYNKPVDGHAPGVLGDDITKYINAGISTDHECFTYKEGLEKLQKGMKVLIREGSAAKNFEALIDLLPEYYKNMMFCSDDKHPDDLVLGHINQLCARAVAKGIDVFKILQVACLNPIAHYGLDVGHLREGDPADFIIVKDLKQFEVLQTYINGELVSDNGRSLVTSVPFENLNNFKTDLKKEIDFKISAEHKNIRVIEALEGQLVTSELVLEATIKEGYLVSNTATDILKMAVVNRYQNKAPAVAFIKNFGLKEGAIASSVAHDSHNIIVVGTSDAMICKAVNRIIEHQGGICAVRPTKQKSLALPVAGIMSDLDGHTVGKHYAQLDQMAKDMGSTLKAPFMTLSFMALLVIPALKLSDKGLFNGKEFRFTPLQV, from the coding sequence ATGAAAAAGATTCAAGGTCAAATCGTAGACATTAACAACCAACGCATATTTAAAGGAGAACTGACCATTTCCGAAGAAAAAATCGTCGCTATTACAGAAAAGGAGCATGATGTAGACACCTTTATCATCCCTGGTTTTATAGATGCGCACATCCATATTGAAAGTTCAATGTTGGTGCCAAGTGAGTTTGCGAAAATTGCAGTGAATCACGGTACTGTGGCTACGGTTTCAGATCCTCATGAAATTGCCAATGTTTTAGGGGTTGAAGGCGTACGCTTTATGATTGAAAACGGAAAGCAAGTCCCTTTAAAATTCAATTTTGGAGCGCCATCTTGCGTACCTGCAACCTCTTATGAATCTGCCGGTGCGGTTATAGACGCTGAAGGCATTAAAGCCTTATTGGCAGACCCAGAAATCAAATATTTAGCCGAAATGATGAACTACCCTGGGGTGTTGTTTGATGACCCTGAGGTTCTTAAAAAAATAGCATGGGCAAAACACTACAACAAACCTGTAGATGGCCATGCGCCTGGCGTGTTGGGTGATGATATTACCAAATACATCAATGCGGGCATCTCTACAGATCATGAATGTTTTACCTACAAGGAAGGCCTAGAAAAACTTCAGAAAGGGATGAAAGTACTCATTAGAGAGGGAAGTGCCGCCAAGAATTTTGAAGCCTTAATTGATCTGCTGCCAGAATATTATAAAAACATGATGTTTTGCAGTGATGATAAGCATCCCGACGATTTGGTATTAGGGCACATCAACCAGCTATGTGCTAGGGCAGTGGCTAAGGGGATTGATGTTTTTAAGATTCTGCAAGTGGCCTGTTTAAACCCAATAGCCCATTATGGTCTTGATGTAGGGCATTTGAGGGAAGGTGATCCGGCAGATTTCATCATTGTCAAAGACTTAAAACAATTTGAGGTATTGCAAACCTACATTAACGGAGAATTGGTAAGTGACAATGGTAGGTCCTTAGTAACATCAGTCCCATTTGAAAACCTTAACAATTTTAAAACAGACTTAAAAAAGGAAATAGATTTTAAAATTTCCGCAGAACATAAAAACATAAGAGTTATTGAGGCTTTAGAAGGACAGTTGGTAACTAGCGAACTGGTTTTAGAAGCGACCATTAAAGAGGGGTATCTGGTTTCTAATACCGCTACCGACATCTTAAAGATGGCTGTCGTCAACCGTTATCAAAACAAAGCGCCTGCTGTGGCTTTTATTAAAAATTTCGGTTTAAAAGAGGGTGCCATTGCCTCTTCAGTGGCTCACGACTCGCATAATATTATTGTGGTGGGCACGTCTGACGCGATGATCTGCAAGGCTGTTAATCGCATCATTGAACATCAAGGAGGTATTTGTGCTGTAAGGCCTACCAAGCAAAAAAGCCTGGCGCTTCCTGTAGCCGGGATCATGAGTGATTTAGATGGGCACACAGTTGGCAAACACTATGCGCAATTAGACCAAATGGCTAAAGACATGGGGAGCACTTTAAAAGCGCCGTTTATGACCTTATCTTTTATGGCGTTACTCGTGATTCCTGCTTTGAAATTAAGTGATAAAGGCCTGTTTAATGGTAAGGAATTTAGATTTACACCGCTTCAGGTTTAA
- a CDS encoding CocE/NonD family hydrolase, whose amino-acid sequence MKTIYFYVFAVIFTLHPVFAQDAVTQQTETYNVEDHYTKQEVMITMRDGIKLHTTIYSPKDRSQTYPMLMMRTPYSCKPYGEGEFKENIGPNRYLMKEGNIMVYQDVRGRWNSEGVYDNMRAFIPNKKGKQFDEASDTYDTIEWLVNNVENNNGKVGTWGISYPGFYATYSVLSGHPALKAASPQACIGDFFFDDFIHNGAFLLSYWRATSVFGYMKETPVKEAWYQFPEITTEDQYQFFLDAGPLSNLNSYYGDENVFWNQIKAHPNYDEFWQSRGIIQHLKKVKPATMIVGGLFDAEDLYGPFSTYKSIEANSNNSNIVVFGPWSHGDWARTSDRQVIGNMYFGDSISDSFQKNIETKFFNHFLKGDTKEALDLPEAQMFDTGKKEWVSFETWPPKNASKESYFMQPYQKLTKQANRMIATSDFVSDPKKPVPYSEDVKMVFTPRKFMTDDQRFAARRPDVLVFETEILENEITLAGEIMAKLNVATTGTAADWIVKVIDVFPGDTENTADVQDHLKLSNYHMMVRSEVMRGRFRNNMSAPEPFVPNQKTAVNIKLQDVCHTFKKGHKIQIQIQSTFFPYIDVNPQTYVDNIFEAKAEDFKTQTHKVYNDSSIEFSVLKTN is encoded by the coding sequence ATGAAAACAATTTACTTTTACGTATTCGCTGTAATCTTTACATTACATCCCGTATTTGCTCAAGATGCGGTCACCCAACAAACAGAAACTTATAATGTTGAAGACCACTACACCAAGCAGGAGGTCATGATTACAATGCGGGATGGCATCAAGCTCCACACCACAATTTATTCGCCCAAAGACAGGTCGCAAACTTACCCAATGCTCATGATGCGAACGCCTTATAGCTGCAAGCCTTATGGTGAAGGTGAGTTTAAGGAAAACATAGGTCCTAATCGCTATTTAATGAAAGAAGGCAATATCATGGTCTATCAAGATGTGCGTGGCCGATGGAATAGTGAAGGGGTTTATGATAATATGAGAGCATTTATTCCCAATAAAAAAGGAAAACAATTTGATGAGGCCAGTGATACTTACGATACTATTGAATGGTTAGTCAATAACGTTGAAAATAATAACGGCAAGGTAGGGACTTGGGGAATTTCGTACCCAGGGTTTTATGCCACTTATTCAGTTTTATCAGGTCATCCTGCGCTTAAGGCAGCATCTCCGCAAGCTTGTATAGGCGATTTCTTTTTTGATGATTTTATCCACAATGGCGCATTTTTACTGAGTTATTGGAGAGCAACTTCTGTTTTTGGATATATGAAAGAGACCCCTGTGAAAGAGGCTTGGTATCAATTTCCGGAGATAACTACCGAAGATCAATATCAATTTTTCTTAGATGCGGGTCCGTTAAGTAATTTAAACAGTTATTATGGTGATGAGAATGTGTTTTGGAATCAAATTAAAGCACATCCCAATTATGATGAATTTTGGCAAAGTCGTGGTATCATCCAGCACTTAAAAAAGGTAAAACCTGCAACCATGATTGTTGGCGGATTGTTTGATGCAGAGGATTTATATGGTCCGTTTTCAACCTATAAAAGCATTGAAGCGAATAGTAATAACTCTAATATCGTCGTCTTCGGCCCTTGGAGTCATGGCGATTGGGCTAGAACGTCTGACCGACAAGTGATTGGAAACATGTATTTTGGAGACAGTATTTCTGATAGTTTTCAAAAGAACATAGAGACCAAATTCTTTAACCATTTTCTAAAAGGTGATACTAAGGAAGCGCTAGACTTGCCAGAAGCCCAAATGTTTGATACCGGTAAAAAAGAATGGGTAAGTTTTGAAACATGGCCTCCAAAAAACGCTAGTAAAGAAAGTTACTTCATGCAGCCTTATCAAAAATTGACCAAGCAGGCCAACCGCATGATCGCCACATCAGACTTTGTGAGTGATCCTAAAAAGCCAGTGCCGTATTCCGAAGATGTTAAAATGGTGTTTACGCCAAGAAAGTTTATGACAGATGATCAACGTTTTGCCGCCAGACGCCCAGACGTCTTGGTCTTTGAAACCGAGATTTTAGAGAACGAGATCACCTTAGCTGGAGAGATTATGGCCAAGCTAAACGTGGCAACCACCGGCACTGCTGCCGATTGGATTGTGAAGGTGATTGATGTTTTTCCTGGTGATACCGAAAATACGGCAGATGTGCAAGATCATCTCAAACTAAGCAATTACCACATGATGGTGCGCAGCGAAGTCATGCGAGGGCGCTTTAGAAACAATATGAGTGCTCCAGAGCCTTTTGTGCCCAATCAAAAAACGGCAGTGAACATCAAATTACAGGATGTATGTCACACCTTTAAAAAAGGACACAAAATTCAGATACAAATACAAAGTACCTTTTTTCCTTATATAGATGTGAATCCACAAACCTATGTAGACAATATCTTCGAAGCAAAAGCAGAAGATTTTAAAACCCAGACTCATAAAGTGTATAATGATTCTTCTATTGAGTTTTCAGTTTTAAAAACCAATTAA
- a CDS encoding YheT family hydrolase: MPILEPTYKPPFQFKNGFMATVYSGLVRKVNLKQERERIETRDKDFLDLDWSFASKPSHSVIILLHGLEGHAQRPYVTGVAKLFNQNGIDAVCVNFRGCSGEDNRFYRSYHSGATDDLDDVVQHCIQQKGYANIYIKGVSLGGNITLKYLGEGRAVPKEIKAAIAVSVPVFLDGSASELHKMKNRAFATRFRKHLLDKLRVKMKHFPEKLNEKAIASIKTLREFDEFYTAKAHGFKDAADYYEQSSSLQFLKNIEVPTLIINALNDSFLSSECYPVKAAKHNDNLYLEMPKYGGHVGFIQMNNIYYNEKRAWEFVNTHKNSFLVE, translated from the coding sequence ATGCCAATTTTAGAACCCACCTACAAACCACCGTTCCAATTTAAAAACGGCTTTATGGCCACCGTGTACTCGGGTTTGGTTAGAAAAGTAAACTTAAAACAGGAGCGAGAACGCATTGAGACACGTGATAAAGATTTTCTCGATTTAGATTGGAGCTTCGCCTCAAAACCATCTCATAGCGTCATTATCTTATTGCATGGTTTAGAAGGGCATGCACAGCGCCCATACGTAACCGGTGTGGCTAAATTGTTCAACCAAAACGGGATTGATGCGGTTTGTGTCAATTTTAGAGGCTGTAGTGGTGAAGATAATAGGTTTTATAGAAGTTACCATTCTGGAGCTACCGATGATTTGGATGATGTGGTACAGCATTGCATTCAGCAAAAAGGCTACGCCAACATCTATATAAAAGGCGTGAGTCTCGGCGGAAATATCACACTCAAATACTTGGGCGAGGGCAGGGCAGTGCCCAAAGAAATCAAGGCTGCGATTGCCGTATCAGTACCTGTGTTTTTGGATGGTTCTGCCAGCGAATTGCATAAAATGAAAAATAGGGCTTTTGCCACTCGTTTTAGAAAACACCTTTTAGATAAACTCAGGGTTAAAATGAAGCATTTTCCTGAAAAACTAAATGAAAAAGCGATTGCTTCAATTAAAACATTAAGAGAATTTGATGAGTTTTATACGGCAAAAGCCCATGGTTTTAAGGATGCAGCAGATTATTACGAGCAATCGAGCAGCTTACAATTCTTAAAAAATATTGAAGTGCCTACCTTAATAATTAATGCACTCAATGACTCCTTTTTGTCTTCAGAATGTTACCCTGTAAAAGCGGCAAAACACAATGACAATCTATATTTAGAAATGCCTAAATATGGGGGGCATGTTGGGTTTATTCAGATGAATAATATTTACTACAACGAAAAGCGAGCTTGGGAATTTGTAAATACCCATAAAAATAGTTTCTTAGTAGAATAG
- a CDS encoding T9SS type A sorting domain-containing protein, with the protein MKNLYVALVFVFGLQFSFGQIGFEENVITGPSNSVASPYSVFTADLDGDGDMDLLSASADDDKIAWYENIDGQGNFSSQKIITTNADSARSVFAVDIDNDGDVDVLSASLSDDKIAWYENTDGLGSFGSQQIISTNANFAISVFAADLDSDGDIDVLSASREDDKIAWYENIDGQGTFGSQQIISLNANGAESVYAIDIDNDGDIDVISSSVYDDKIAWYENIDGLGSFSSENIISTTINGARIISADLDGDNDNDVVFASEFDDTVGWFENLDGLGDFGTQQNIATNIDGAKSVFAIDIDNDGDIDVLSSSETENKIVLYKNTNGLGNFGGEQVITDQANEAQFVFAEDLDNDNDNDVISVSREDDKIAWYKNLDGEGSFSQQVLIVSNISGPWSMQSVDIDGDGDIDVISSSYGDGKIAWFENLNGLGEFSAQNVVAIVSAPVGFGSAGSVFSADLDSDGDMDIFCSINADNKIVWYENTNGQGEFSTEQIISNSVQNPGAIIGVDIDLDGDIDVVLASSFNIAWYENIDGQGTFGTEQIIATDVNGPTSIKAKDLDGDGDFDVLASSYGDSKIIWYENISGQGDFGSQQIITTNAISPESVFAEDIDGDGDFDVLSASRNDDKIAWYENTDGLGDFGPEQIITTNADEASSVYAEDIDNDGDKDVVSASRNDDKIAWYENTDGLGSFGSEQIISFNAEGAKVVNLNDIDNDGDIDVISASTFDDKIAWFKNLGVLGNEINGTVTYNYGSANFSISNVLVNATNISDSFSTFSQQDGTYQIAVNQGDFTSVVLNLPSYMSFTPASQQSFFAEIGDTDTIDFSVGQLIEVNDLNIAIYPAINEPRPGFDTTHQLVYNNVGTTQLSGSISFEFDDSKLQFLTSSETITSQSASTLNFDFTDLNPFETRIIDLDFNVFAPPTTSINDILMSTATINPLSGDETEDDNTFTIEQTVIGSYDPNDIQCLEGEQILLEDADKYLHYLIRFQNTGTASAINVRVENSLDNKLDWTTMQLETMSHEGRVEILNGSEVSFVFNNINLPDSNNDEPNSHGFIAYKIKPNADVVLGDIFYNTADIYFDFNPPIITNTATTEIVETLSLTNVNTHSFNVFPNPAQSDLTVKGNRSINHVTIVDVNGRLLKSIKRSGLTSSTIINVEDLNSGIYFLNIESESTKQVVKFVKN; encoded by the coding sequence ATGAAAAATTTATACGTAGCGCTAGTTTTTGTTTTTGGATTGCAGTTTTCTTTTGGGCAGATTGGGTTTGAGGAAAATGTTATTACCGGTCCTTCAAACTCCGTTGCTTCGCCATATTCGGTTTTTACAGCTGATTTAGATGGTGATGGAGACATGGATTTATTGTCAGCTTCGGCAGATGACGATAAAATTGCGTGGTATGAAAATATTGACGGACAAGGCAATTTTAGTTCTCAAAAAATAATTACTACAAATGCTGATAGTGCACGATCGGTTTTTGCGGTAGACATCGATAATGATGGTGATGTTGATGTGCTTTCAGCTTCTTTATCAGATGACAAAATAGCATGGTATGAAAATACAGATGGACTTGGTAGTTTTGGATCACAACAAATAATTAGTACTAATGCAAATTTTGCAATATCAGTTTTTGCCGCAGATCTTGATAGTGATGGAGACATAGATGTGCTTTCTGCCTCTAGAGAAGACGATAAAATTGCATGGTATGAAAATATTGATGGACAAGGGACATTTGGTTCGCAACAAATTATATCTCTTAATGCAAATGGTGCTGAAAGTGTATATGCAATAGATATTGACAATGATGGAGACATAGATGTAATTTCTTCATCTGTATATGATGATAAAATAGCGTGGTATGAGAACATTGATGGATTAGGTTCTTTTAGTTCAGAAAATATTATATCTACGACGATTAATGGTGCACGAATAATTTCTGCCGATTTAGACGGTGACAATGATAATGATGTGGTTTTTGCATCAGAATTTGATGACACCGTTGGTTGGTTTGAAAATTTAGATGGATTGGGTGATTTTGGCACGCAACAAAATATTGCCACTAATATTGATGGAGCTAAATCTGTTTTTGCCATTGATATTGATAACGACGGAGATATTGACGTTCTATCTTCATCAGAAACAGAGAATAAAATTGTGTTATATAAAAACACCAATGGATTAGGTAATTTTGGAGGAGAACAGGTTATTACAGATCAAGCAAATGAAGCACAATTTGTTTTTGCTGAAGATTTAGATAATGATAATGATAATGATGTTATTTCTGTTTCTAGAGAAGATGATAAAATTGCATGGTATAAAAATTTAGATGGAGAGGGCAGTTTCTCACAACAGGTTTTGATTGTGTCAAATATATCAGGTCCATGGTCGATGCAATCAGTTGATATTGATGGTGATGGAGATATAGATGTGATTTCATCTTCCTATGGTGATGGTAAGATTGCGTGGTTTGAAAACCTTAACGGCTTAGGAGAATTTAGCGCTCAAAATGTTGTAGCTATAGTGTCTGCTCCAGTAGGTTTTGGTAGTGCAGGATCAGTATTTAGTGCAGACTTAGATTCTGATGGCGATATGGATATATTCTGTTCTATTAATGCTGATAATAAAATTGTATGGTACGAAAACACCAACGGTCAAGGCGAATTTTCAACAGAACAAATAATTTCAAATAGTGTACAAAATCCCGGAGCTATTATTGGTGTAGACATAGATTTAGATGGTGATATAGATGTTGTTTTAGCATCATCATTTAATATTGCATGGTATGAAAATATTGATGGGCAAGGTACATTTGGTACTGAACAAATTATTGCAACTGATGTAAACGGTCCTACATCAATTAAAGCAAAAGATTTAGATGGAGATGGTGATTTTGATGTGTTAGCATCATCTTACGGTGATAGTAAAATTATTTGGTATGAAAATATTAGTGGACAGGGTGATTTTGGTAGTCAACAGATTATAACTACTAATGCAATTAGTCCAGAATCAGTATTTGCAGAAGATATTGATGGTGATGGCGACTTTGATGTCCTTTCGGCTTCTCGTAATGATGATAAAATAGCCTGGTATGAAAACACAGATGGTTTAGGTGATTTTGGTCCAGAACAAATTATTACCACTAATGCAGATGAAGCTAGTTCAGTCTATGCAGAAGATATTGATAATGATGGTGATAAAGATGTTGTTTCTGCTTCACGAAATGATGATAAAATAGCTTGGTATGAAAATACAGATGGTTTAGGTTCATTTGGTTCTGAGCAGATTATTTCATTTAACGCAGAAGGTGCCAAAGTGGTCAATCTCAATGATATTGATAATGATGGAGACATTGATGTAATTTCGGCATCAACATTTGATGATAAAATAGCCTGGTTTAAAAACTTAGGTGTTTTAGGAAATGAAATCAATGGAACTGTTACATACAATTATGGTTCTGCTAATTTTTCTATTTCTAATGTATTGGTCAATGCGACTAACATAAGTGATAGTTTCTCTACCTTCTCTCAACAAGATGGTACTTATCAGATAGCGGTAAATCAAGGTGATTTCACAAGTGTTGTTTTAAATTTACCTTCATATATGAGCTTTACACCTGCTTCCCAACAATCATTTTTTGCAGAAATTGGAGATACAGATACTATAGACTTTAGTGTAGGGCAATTAATAGAAGTAAATGACCTAAATATCGCAATCTACCCAGCAATAAACGAACCCAGACCAGGATTCGACACAACACATCAATTAGTTTACAATAACGTTGGTACAACTCAACTAAGTGGTTCGATTTCTTTTGAGTTTGACGATTCTAAACTACAATTCCTAACGTCTAGTGAAACGATTACGTCGCAATCTGCAAGCACTTTAAATTTCGATTTTACAGACTTAAACCCTTTCGAAACGAGAATTATAGATTTAGATTTTAACGTATTTGCACCACCAACAACAAGCATTAATGATATTTTAATGTCTACGGCAACCATAAATCCCTTATCAGGAGACGAAACTGAAGATGATAATACCTTTACTATAGAGCAAACCGTCATAGGTTCTTATGACCCGAACGATATCCAATGCCTGGAAGGAGAACAAATTCTTTTGGAAGATGCAGATAAATACTTGCATTATTTAATTCGTTTTCAAAATACAGGAACGGCCAGTGCAATCAATGTACGAGTTGAAAATAGTTTAGACAATAAGCTAGATTGGACGACCATGCAGCTAGAAACCATGAGTCATGAAGGTAGAGTAGAGATCTTAAACGGAAGTGAAGTGAGTTTTGTTTTTAATAATATCAATCTGCCTGATAGCAATAATGATGAGCCAAATTCTCACGGTTTTATTGCTTACAAGATTAAGCCCAATGCCGATGTGGTTTTAGGAGATATTTTTTATAATACTGCAGATATCTATTTTGATTTTAATCCTCCAATCATTACCAATACGGCAACAACCGAAATCGTAGAAACCTTATCTTTGACTAACGTCAATACTCATAGTTTTAATGTGTTTCCAAATCCTGCGCAATCAGATTTGACCGTTAAGGGAAATCGAAGCATCAACCATGTCACTATTGTTGATGTTAACGGGCGATTACTTAAATCTATTAAGCGCAGCGGTTTGACCTCTAGTACTATCATCAATGTAGAAGATTTAAATAGTGGTATTTACTTTCTAAATATTGAATCTGAATCAACTAAGCAAGTCGTTAAATTTGTAAAAAACTAA
- a CDS encoding aldose epimerase family protein: MSSLKTAIISNKNGMELHVSNFGATILSLKVPNKQNSLTEVVVGLSSPLDYVKSDYLEDNRCLGSSIGRYAGRISGGGFSIDHVFYPLTQRQDIHLHGGFDGFDKRYWDFDTVVRDDNPMMTLSYESPHLEEGYPGHLKASVTYQLLDSNALIVTYRAETDRTTPVNLTNHAYFNLNGKGSVLGHQLQVQSDQFLEVDSQTVPTGKILTSIDSEMDRSVLSKLGRTDFKGFDDTFILTSQQDCARLISEETGIEMTVDTNQPALVVFTPETFGSLSFKEGLVYSAYPAICFEAQNYPDAPNQDAFPSSLLEPGDRYENKTTFSFKTV, from the coding sequence ATGTCCAGCCTAAAAACCGCCATCATTTCAAACAAAAACGGTATGGAGCTCCATGTGTCCAATTTTGGAGCCACCATCTTGAGTTTAAAAGTACCTAATAAGCAAAACAGTTTGACCGAGGTTGTGGTGGGGCTGTCTTCGCCATTAGATTACGTTAAAAGCGATTATCTGGAAGACAACCGCTGTCTTGGGAGTTCCATTGGGCGCTATGCCGGCAGGATTTCTGGTGGCGGATTCTCGATAGACCACGTTTTTTATCCGCTTACGCAACGTCAAGACATACACCTTCATGGCGGATTTGATGGCTTTGATAAACGGTATTGGGATTTTGATACGGTGGTTAGGGATGATAATCCAATGATGACCTTGTCTTATGAGAGTCCGCATTTGGAAGAAGGTTATCCCGGACATCTTAAAGCGAGTGTTACCTATCAGCTTTTGGATAGCAATGCGCTCATCGTCACCTATCGTGCAGAAACAGATCGTACCACACCTGTTAATTTAACCAATCATGCCTATTTTAACCTTAACGGAAAAGGATCGGTACTGGGGCATCAGCTTCAAGTGCAAAGCGATCAGTTTCTTGAGGTGGATTCTCAAACGGTTCCTACAGGAAAGATCTTAACTTCTATAGATTCTGAAATGGATAGAAGCGTGCTTTCCAAATTAGGAAGAACCGACTTTAAGGGGTTTGACGATACGTTTATCTTAACGTCCCAACAGGACTGTGCAAGGCTCATATCCGAAGAAACAGGGATAGAAATGACGGTAGATACCAATCAGCCTGCCTTAGTTGTATTTACTCCAGAAACCTTTGGTAGCCTATCATTTAAGGAAGGTTTGGTCTATTCCGCTTACCCGGCGATCTGTTTTGAAGCCCAAAACTATCCCGATGCGCCAAACCAAGATGCTTTTCCTTCGTCGTTATTGGAGCCCGGTGACCGTTACGAAAACAAAACGACATTCTCTTTTAAAACGGTTTAA